A window of Scomber scombrus chromosome 23, fScoSco1.1, whole genome shotgun sequence contains these coding sequences:
- the LOC134005936 gene encoding ladderlectin-like isoform X1 translates to MKMLTVCALLCAMMALAAAQSPPDAKSQIDQSAKADLVKRVITCPYGWTRIYRSCFRFISTPKRWTRAENYCQRLGGNLASVRSIWQYRRIQRMIWLAIHRYVGIWIGGSDAQEEGTWLWSDGKQFVYRYWCSGQPNNAGGKQHCLAMNYSGSRCWNDDFCWNRKPFVCVRRRL, encoded by the exons ATGAAGatgctgactgtgtgtgcacTTCTTTGTGCCATGATGGCTCTGGCTGCAGCTCAAT CTCCTCCAGACGCAAAGTCCCAAATTGACCAATCAG CAAAGGCCGACCTGGTCAAGAGGGTAATTACATGTCCCTATGGTTGGACTCGGATCTACCGCAGCTGTTTCCGTTTCATTTCAACACCAAAGCGTTGGACTCGAGCTGAG AATTACTGTCAGCGTCTGGGTGGAAACCTTGCATCGGTGCGTAGCATTTGGCAGTATCGTAGGATTCAGAGGATGATCTGGTTGGCCATTCACCGTTATGTAGGGATATGGATCGGAGGCTCTGATGCACAAgag GAGGGAACTTGGCTGTGGAGTGATGGTAAACAATTCGTGTATCGGTACTGGTGCTCTGGACAGCCCAATAACGCCGGAGGCAAGCAGCACTGCTTAGCAATGAACTACTCAg GTTCCAGGTGCTGGAATGACGATTTCTGCTGGAATCGAAAACCATTCGTCTGTGTCAGGAGACGCTTATGA
- the LOC134005936 gene encoding ladderlectin-like isoform X2: MNMLTVCALLCAMLALATAQSPPGAKSQIDKSLKTDLVKRVSACPYGWSRIYRRCFRFISTPKRWTRAENYCQRLGGNLASVRSIWQYRRIQRMIWLAIHRYVGIWIGGSDAQEEGTWLWSDGKQFVYRYWCSGQPNNAGGKQHCLAMNYSGSRCWNDDFCWNRKPFVCVRRRL; the protein is encoded by the exons ATGAACatgctgactgtgtgtgcacTTCTTTGTGCCATGTTGGCCCTGGCTACAGCTCAAT CTCCTCCAGGCGCAAAGTCCCAAATTGACAAATCAT TAAAGACCGACCTGGTCAAGAGGGTATCTGCATGTCCCTATGGTTGGTCTCGGATCTATCGCCGCTGTTTCCGCTTCATTTCAACACCAAAGCGTTGGACTCGAGCTGAG AATTACTGTCAGCGTCTGGGTGGAAACCTTGCATCGGTGCGTAGCATTTGGCAGTATCGTAGGATTCAGAGGATGATCTGGTTGGCCATTCACCGTTATGTAGGGATATGGATCGGAGGCTCTGATGCACAAgag GAGGGAACTTGGCTGTGGAGTGATGGTAAACAATTCGTGTATCGGTACTGGTGCTCTGGACAGCCCAATAACGCCGGAGGCAAGCAGCACTGCTTAGCAATGAACTACTCAg GTTCCAGGTGCTGGAATGACGATTTCTGCTGGAATCGAAAACCATTCGTCTGTGTCAGGAGACGCTTATGA